From one Phycodurus eques isolate BA_2022a chromosome 19, UOR_Pequ_1.1, whole genome shotgun sequence genomic stretch:
- the pgp gene encoding LOW QUALITY PROTEIN: glycerol-3-phosphate phosphatase (The sequence of the model RefSeq protein was modified relative to this genomic sequence to represent the inferred CDS: deleted 2 bases in 2 codons), with translation MAGSKCVRLSGEVAKQLLDSVDSVLFDCDGVIWRGEQAIPGAPQVINLLKEHGKKVFFVTNNSTKTRKMYVDKMSTLGFNATEDEVFGTAYCSAMYLKTVCKLQGQVYLIGSNAMKQELEAVGIQQTGLGPDHVFGKQTDWATVPLDPEVKAVLVGFDEHFSYMKLNRAMQYLTRTNCLFVGTNRDTRLPLEGGTAVPGTGCLLQAVETAAQRQAATVGKPNHFMFDCVASHFDVQPGRCLMVGDRLDTDIMLGSNCGLKTLLTLTGVSTVADAEANRKSGCTERQGMVPDYYVESIADLLPALQGRD, from the exons ATGGCCGGGTCGAAATGCGTGCGACTTAGCGGCGAAGTAGCCAAGCAACTGCTGGACTCTGTGGACAGCGTCCTGTTTGACTGCGACGGGGTGATCTGGAGGGGGGAACAGGCCATCCCCGGTGCCCCTCAAGTCATCAATTTGCTCAAGGAACACGGGAAGAAAGTCTTCTTCGTGACCAACAACAGCACCAAGACGAGGAAGATGTACGTGGATAAAATGTCCACACTGGGCTTCAACGCGACCGAGGACGAGGTGTTTGGGACCGCGTACTGCTCCGCCATGTACCTGAAGACTGTGTGCAAGCTGCAGGGCCAAGTGTACCTGATCGGCAGCAACGCCATGAAGCAGGAGCTGGAGGCGGTCGGCATCCAGCAGACCGGACTGGGACCGGACCACGTC TTCGGCAAGCAGACCGACTGGGCCACCGTGCCTCTGGATCCTGAGGTCAAGGCGGTGCTGGTcgggtttgatgagcatttcagCTACATGAAGCTGAACAGAGCCATGCAGTACCTCACCCGGACGAACTGTTTGTTTGTGGGCACCAACAGAGACACCAGGCTGCCTCTGGAGGGGGGCACGGCCGTCCCAG GTACGGGCTGTCTACTGCAGGCCGTCGAGACAGCAGCCCAGCGGCAGGCC GCAACGGTGGGCAAACCCAACCACTTCATGTTCGATTGCGTTGCCTCCCACTTTGACGTGCAGCCCGGCCGCTGCCTGATGGTCGGTGACCGCCTTGACACGGACATCATGCTGGGTTCCAACTGCGGCCTTAAGACTCTCCTCACCCTCACCGGTGTCAGCACGGTGGCTGACGCCGAGGCTAATCGGAAGAGCGGCTGCACGGAGAGGCAGGGCATGGTGCCGGATTATTACGTGGAGAGCATCGCGGACCTGCTCCCGGCCCTGCAGGGACGAGACTAA
- the meiob gene encoding meiosis-specific with OB domain-containing protein isoform X2, producing MAAINYNSISELHPKLSHPKVVGIIIGKSDVKSFPDRKNAGVDRYTFGFTVKDSPDFFINVSAWGNDGYINGLSNSFNIGDVVTIDNPLVSTKDPEREEKFCPTTPSPYKLMLAEAHSQVCLCVDMDTSDSLLPLIHMPVKESRDFYPLGDVVANGQSLDGSFINILAAVKAIGEMKLFKKSDGRQGQRLEVKLFDELVSSFPLVCWDREAIQLVQTSVPKGTVIFIADTKINFDRFRNGMAATVNSKTIITVNPDTQEAGLLCRYAKEMLESGALEQDKPDDVPVYTVGQLKEKGQEIAQASYGIIYSFFSKLDLDSSVSKVIKTRCAKCKFQVTEGMQYCTNQLCPGRGQVFSSTTGFDLLVDLTDHTGTLHACTLRSPVAEALLGCSTEQFTHLTDNERTAMKWNFLLERCKIYVKIIASTRTKSGVRAVILACSLADPGEVKQHMSVLLKED from the exons ATGGCCGCCATTAACTACAATAGCATCTCCGAGCTACATCCCAAACTGTCTCACCCT AAAGTGGTTGGCATCATCATAGGAAAAAGTGATGTTAAGAGCTTCCCTGACAGAAAAA ATGCTGGTGTGGACAGATACACTTTTGGCTTCACCGTAAAGGACTCTCCAGACTTCTTTATCAACGTGTCGGCCTGGGGAAATGATGGCTACATCAACGGGCTGTCCAACAGTTTCAATATCGGTGATGTTG TCACTATTGACAATCCATTAGTGTCCACCAAAGATCCAGAAAGGGAGGAAAAATTCTGTCCTACAACACCAAG tccCTACAAGCTGATGCTGGCAGAAGCTCATTCccaagtgtgtctgtgtgtcgaCATGGACACCAGCGACAGCTTGCTGCCACTGATTCACATGCCAGTCAAGGAGTCTCGAGATTTCTACCCTCTGGGAGACGTTGTGGCCAACGGGCAGAGTCTGGACGGATCATTTATAAACATACTCGCTGCCGTGAAAGCA ATTGGAGAGATGAAACTTTTCAAGAAATCAGATGGACGCCAGGGACAGAGGCTGGAAGTGAAGCTTTTTGATGAGTTGGTCtcctcattccctctcgtctg TTGGGACAGAGAAGCCATTCAGCTTGTTCAGACTTCAGTGCCCAAAGGGACTG TGATCTTTATAGCGGATACAAAGATTAACTTTGACAGATTCCGCAACGGAATGGCCGCAACAGTCAACTCCAAAACCATTATCACTGTCAATCCTG ACACGCAAGAGGCCGGCCTGCTGTGCAGATATGCTAAAGAGATGTTGGAATCCGGTGCTCTGGAACAAGACAAGCCAGACGATGTGCCAG TGTACACGGTTGGTCAGCTGAAGGAAAAAGGCCAGGAAATTGCGCAGGCTTCCTACGGCATTATATACAGCTTCTTCTCCAAGCTCGATCTGGATTCCAGTGTTTCTAAAGTCATCAAGACTCGCTG CGCCAAGTGTAAGTTCCAGGTGACTGAGGGCATGCAGTATTGCACCAACCAGTTGTGTCCAGGGAGGGGTCAAGTCTTTTCATCCACCACTGGCTTTGACCTGCTGGTTGACCTCACAGACCACACAGGCACCCTGCACGCCTGCACCCTCAGAAGCCCAGTGGCTGAGGCCTTGCTGGGCTGCAGT ACAGAGCAGTTTACTCATTTGACCGATAATGAACGAACAGCAATGAAGTGGAATTTTCTGTTGGAGAGATGCAAAATATATGTGAAG ATCATCGCCTCCACGAGGACAAAGAGTGGAGTCCGTGCGGTGATCCTGGCCTGCTCACTGGCTGACCCGGGTGAGGTGAAGCAGCACATGTCAGTCCTGCTAAAGGAGGACTGA
- the zdhhc4 gene encoding palmitoyltransferase ZDHHC4 isoform X1: MDFLTLFAIYVVVVLTCIVLVCRYSGQQQNNPFTILLNTISTVVAPITPKWLQRLFQGTLHRLFHQRSNMFIYLHIFLEGVVYAEFTYEVFGYCREMGISLTRLSVPYVLLAIKTLFYYLCIKRDPGTVTKKKLSGLLNMYPYDRRLFHPGISCPTCHLIKPARSKHCRVCDRCIQRFDHHCVWVNNCIGALNTRYFLLYLFSLSAMAGDIAILTGDMLLEAVLLSGLLRAVYIDEYGQQQPTDPLFVTQHLFLTFPRIVLMLGFVVFVFCLLASYALFLFFLVLINQTSNEWYKSRGYVCQHCHPTSAADHFCSTAPHNSKRNYYSRGFLRNLGEIFFPREPVGKKDT; the protein is encoded by the exons ATGGATTTCCTCACTCTGTTTGCTATTTACGTGGTGGTGGTGCTGACGTGCATCGTTTTAGTCTGCAGATATTCGGggcaacagcaaaataatcCATTCACTATTCTCCTCAACACAATATCAACG GTAGTTGCACCAATTACTCCAAAATGGCTCCAGCGGTTGTTCCAGGGAACCTTGCACAGATTGTTTCATCAAAG GAGCAACATGTTCATCTATCTGCACATCTTTTTGGAGGGCGTTGTGTATGCAGAGTTCACCTATGAGGTTTTTGGTTACTGCAGAGAAATGGGCATCTCTCTGACCAGGCTGTCTGTGCCTTACGTCCTGCTTGCCATCAAGACTCTTTTCTACTACCTTTGCATCAAGAGAGATCCTG GCACTGTGACAAAGAAGAAACTCTCTGGCCTTTTAAACATGTATCCATACGACAGGAGGCTGTTTCACCCGGGCATCTCTTGCCCAACATGTCATCTTATCAAACCTGCCCGCTCCAAGCACTGTA GGGTGTGCGACAGGTGCATTCAACGTTTCGACCACCACTGCGTCTGGGTGAACAACTGCATCGGTGCCCTCAACACGCGTTACTTCCTGCTTTACTTGTTCAGCTTGTCTGCAATGGCGGGCGACATCGCCATCCTGACTGGCGATATGCTGCTTGAAGCCGTGCTGCTTTCAGGGCTCCTGAGGGCCGTCTACATTGATGAGTACGGCCAGCAACAGCCAACCGACCCGCTATTTGTCACACAG CATCTGTTCCTGACCTTCCCTCGAATCGTCCTTATGCTGGGCTTCGTAGTCTTTGTCTTCTGCCTGCTAGCCAGTTATGCcctcttccttttctttttagtgCTCATCAATCAGACCTCCAATGAGTGGTACAAAAGTCGAGGCTACGTTTGTCAGCACTGCCACCCAACTTCCGCAGCCGACCATTTCTGTAGCACGGCGCCTCACAACTCTAAAAGAAACTACTACAGCCGAGGGTTCCTCCGAAATTTGGGAGAGATATTTTTTCCTCGAGAGCCGGTTGGGAAAAAAGACACTTAG
- the mlst8 gene encoding target of rapamycin complex subunit lst8: protein MNVNQGTVGSDPVILATAGYDHTVRFWQAHSGICTRTVQHQDSQVNSLEVTPDRSMIAAAGYQHIRMYDLNSNNPNPVINYDGVSKNITSVGFHEDGRWMYTGGEDCMARIWDLRSRNLQCQRIFQVNAPINCVCLHPNQAELIVGDQSGVIHIWDLKTDHNEQLIPEPEVSVNAVHIDPDASYMAAVNSSGNCYVWNMAGGMGDEVTQLIPKTKIPAHKRYSLRCKFSPDSTLLATCSADQTCKIWRTSNFSLMTELSIKSNNPGETSRGWMWDCAFSGDSQYIVTASSDNLARLWCVETGEIKREYSGHQKAVVCLAFNDSVLS, encoded by the exons ATGAACGTGAATCAGGGGACTGTGGGCAGCGACCCGGTCATTTTGGCCACGGCCGGGTACGACCACACAGTCCGCTTTTGGCAGGCCCACAGCGGGATCTGCACGCGGACAGTCCAGCACCAGGACTCT CAAGTGAATTCACTTGAAGTAACACCTGACAGGAGTATGATTGCTGCTGCAG GTTATCAGCATATCCGCATGTATGATCTGAACTCCAACAATCCCAACCCAGTGATTAACTATGACGGCGTTAGCAAGAACATCACCTCTGTGGGCTTCCATGAAGACGGACGCTGGATGTACACGGGAGGAGAAGATTGCATGGCTCGTATATGGGACCTGAG GTCACGAAATCTTCAGTGTCAGAGGATCTTCCAGGTGAATGCGCCAATCAACTGTGTGTGCCTGCATCCAAACCAG GCAGAGCTAATAGTCGGAGACCAGAGCGGAGTGATTCATATTTGGGATCTGAAGACGGACCACAATGAGCAGCTCATTCCTGAGCCAGAGGTGTCGGTCAACGCAGTTCACATCGACCCCGATGCCAGTTACATGGCAGCAGTCAACAGCTCG GGTAACTGTTATGTATGGAACATGGCTGGAGGTATGGGAGATGAGGTGACACAGCTTATTCCCAAAACCAAGATCCCCGCACACAAACGCTACTCCCTTCGCTGCAAATTTAGCCCCGATTCCAC TCTGTTGGCCACCTGCTCGGCGGATCAGACCTGCAAGATTTGGAGGACGTCCAACTTTTCCCTGATGACTGAGCTGAGCATCAAAAGTAATAATCCTGGAGAGACATCGAGAGGCTGGATGTGGGACTGTGCCTTCTCTGGGGACTCGCAGTACATTGTCACGG CTTCCTCAGACAACTTGGCCCGTTTGTGGTGTGTGGAGACCGGCGAGATCAAAAGGGAGTACAGCGGCCACCAGAAGGCCGTGGTGTGTCTGGCCTTTAATGACAGTGTGTTGAGCTGA
- the bricd5 gene encoding BRICHOS domain-containing protein 5, giving the protein MMGHRMVKCWNLPEGTLEGGGCMNGGSSTSHHIPKKALCVSLSASLLLVFLTLGFTGHLGVPQQHSQSTQAVRFTGPDPSGVLLLNQLAAVDQQNGLVTFSVTTGVNQTSKVLFDIKHGLICYRPVHQESCFLRTMETSDYENVHSVLQASVNKQSQFQLSANETQRHTEFLGVLAASQVDVSALEEPLKLLCQDRPIYWTKRAEGPGKQRLVYFCIDICFPNNICVSVCFYYLPE; this is encoded by the exons ATGATGGGACACAGGATGGTGAAGTGTTGGAATCTTCCAGAGGGCACTTTGGAAGGAGGAGGATGCATG AACGGAGGCTCCTCGACTTCCcaccacatccccaaaaaagcCCTCTGTGTCAGCCTCTCAGCTTCCCTGCTCCTGGTATTCCTGACCCTGGGCTTTACTGGACACCTCGGGGTGCCTCAACAACACTCGCAG TCTACACAGGCTGTGAGATTCACCGGCCCAGACCCGTCTGGAGTCCTGCTCCTCAATCAGTTGGCAGCCGTAGACCAGCAGAACGGCCTGGTGACCTTTTCTGTGACCACAGGGGTGAATCAAACATCCAAAGTGCTTTTTGACATCAAACAT GGCTTGATATGTTACCGGCCGGTCCACCAGGAGAGCTGCTTCCTGCGGACCATGGAGACATCCGACTACGAGAACGTGCACTCTGTACTTCAAGCATCAGTAAACAAG caaAGTCAGTTCCAGCTGTCTGCGAACGAGACCCAGAGGCACACAGAGTTCTTGGGGGTCCTGGCTGCTAGTCAGGTAGATGTCTCTGCCTTGGAGGAGCCTCTGAAGCTTCTCTGTCAGGATAGGCCCATCTACTGGACCAAGAGGGCTGAAG GCCCGGGAAAACAGAGGCTGGTCTATTTCTGCATAGACATCTGCTTTCCCAACAACATCTGTGTTTCTGTGTGCTTTTACTACCTACCAGAGTAA
- the zdhhc4 gene encoding palmitoyltransferase ZDHHC4 isoform X2 has translation MDFLTLFAIYVVVVLTCIVLVCRYSGQQQNNPFTILLNTISTVVAPITPKWLQRLFQGTLHRLFHQRSNMFIYLHIFLEGVVYAEFTYEVFGYCREMGISLTRLSVPYVLLAIKTLFYYLCIKRDPGTVTKKKLSGLLNMYPYDRRLFHPGISCPTCHLIKPARSKHCRVCDRCIQRFDHHCVWVNNCIGALNTRYFLLYLFSLSAMAGDIAILTGDMLLEAVLLSGLLRAVYIDEYGQQQPTDPLFVTQCSSIRPPMSGTKVEATFVSTATQLPQPTISVARRLTTLKETTTAEGSSEIWERYFFLESRLGKKTLRRMSLCCLRLQINYGFRGN, from the exons ATGGATTTCCTCACTCTGTTTGCTATTTACGTGGTGGTGGTGCTGACGTGCATCGTTTTAGTCTGCAGATATTCGGggcaacagcaaaataatcCATTCACTATTCTCCTCAACACAATATCAACG GTAGTTGCACCAATTACTCCAAAATGGCTCCAGCGGTTGTTCCAGGGAACCTTGCACAGATTGTTTCATCAAAG GAGCAACATGTTCATCTATCTGCACATCTTTTTGGAGGGCGTTGTGTATGCAGAGTTCACCTATGAGGTTTTTGGTTACTGCAGAGAAATGGGCATCTCTCTGACCAGGCTGTCTGTGCCTTACGTCCTGCTTGCCATCAAGACTCTTTTCTACTACCTTTGCATCAAGAGAGATCCTG GCACTGTGACAAAGAAGAAACTCTCTGGCCTTTTAAACATGTATCCATACGACAGGAGGCTGTTTCACCCGGGCATCTCTTGCCCAACATGTCATCTTATCAAACCTGCCCGCTCCAAGCACTGTA GGGTGTGCGACAGGTGCATTCAACGTTTCGACCACCACTGCGTCTGGGTGAACAACTGCATCGGTGCCCTCAACACGCGTTACTTCCTGCTTTACTTGTTCAGCTTGTCTGCAATGGCGGGCGACATCGCCATCCTGACTGGCGATATGCTGCTTGAAGCCGTGCTGCTTTCAGGGCTCCTGAGGGCCGTCTACATTGATGAGTACGGCCAGCAACAGCCAACCGACCCGCTATTTGTCACACAG tgCTCATCAATCAGACCTCCAATGAGTGGTACAAAAGTCGAGGCTACGTTTGTCAGCACTGCCACCCAACTTCCGCAGCCGACCATTTCTGTAGCACGGCGCCTCACAACTCTAAAAGAAACTACTACAGCCGAGGGTTCCTCCGAAATTTGGGAGAGATATTTTTTCCTCGAGAGCCGGTTGGGAAAAAAGACACTTAGGAGAATGTCTCTGTGCTGTTTACGTCTTCAAATCAACTACGGGTTCCGGGGAAATTAA
- the meiob gene encoding meiosis-specific with OB domain-containing protein isoform X1: MAAINYNSISELHPKLSHPKVVGIIIGKSDVKSFPDRKNAGVDRYTFGFTVKDSPDFFINVSAWGNDGYINGLSNSFNIGDVVTIDNPLVSTKDPEREEKFCPTTPSPYKLMLAEAHSQVCLCVDMDTSDSLLPLIHMPVKESRDFYPLGDVVANGQSLDGSFINILAAVKAIGEMKLFKKSDGRQGQRLEVKLFDELVSSFPLVCWDREAIQLVQTSVPKGTVIFIADTKINFDRFRNGMAATVNSKTIITVNPDTQEAGLLCRYAKEMLESGALEQDKPDDVPVESITAVYTVGQLKEKGQEIAQASYGIIYSFFSKLDLDSSVSKVIKTRCAKCKFQVTEGMQYCTNQLCPGRGQVFSSTTGFDLLVDLTDHTGTLHACTLRSPVAEALLGCSTEQFTHLTDNERTAMKWNFLLERCKIYVKIIASTRTKSGVRAVILACSLADPGEVKQHMSVLLKED, encoded by the exons ATGGCCGCCATTAACTACAATAGCATCTCCGAGCTACATCCCAAACTGTCTCACCCT AAAGTGGTTGGCATCATCATAGGAAAAAGTGATGTTAAGAGCTTCCCTGACAGAAAAA ATGCTGGTGTGGACAGATACACTTTTGGCTTCACCGTAAAGGACTCTCCAGACTTCTTTATCAACGTGTCGGCCTGGGGAAATGATGGCTACATCAACGGGCTGTCCAACAGTTTCAATATCGGTGATGTTG TCACTATTGACAATCCATTAGTGTCCACCAAAGATCCAGAAAGGGAGGAAAAATTCTGTCCTACAACACCAAG tccCTACAAGCTGATGCTGGCAGAAGCTCATTCccaagtgtgtctgtgtgtcgaCATGGACACCAGCGACAGCTTGCTGCCACTGATTCACATGCCAGTCAAGGAGTCTCGAGATTTCTACCCTCTGGGAGACGTTGTGGCCAACGGGCAGAGTCTGGACGGATCATTTATAAACATACTCGCTGCCGTGAAAGCA ATTGGAGAGATGAAACTTTTCAAGAAATCAGATGGACGCCAGGGACAGAGGCTGGAAGTGAAGCTTTTTGATGAGTTGGTCtcctcattccctctcgtctg TTGGGACAGAGAAGCCATTCAGCTTGTTCAGACTTCAGTGCCCAAAGGGACTG TGATCTTTATAGCGGATACAAAGATTAACTTTGACAGATTCCGCAACGGAATGGCCGCAACAGTCAACTCCAAAACCATTATCACTGTCAATCCTG ACACGCAAGAGGCCGGCCTGCTGTGCAGATATGCTAAAGAGATGTTGGAATCCGGTGCTCTGGAACAAGACAAGCCAGACGATGTGCCAG TGGAGTCAATCACTGCAGTGTACACGGTTGGTCAGCTGAAGGAAAAAGGCCAGGAAATTGCGCAGGCTTCCTACGGCATTATATACAGCTTCTTCTCCAAGCTCGATCTGGATTCCAGTGTTTCTAAAGTCATCAAGACTCGCTG CGCCAAGTGTAAGTTCCAGGTGACTGAGGGCATGCAGTATTGCACCAACCAGTTGTGTCCAGGGAGGGGTCAAGTCTTTTCATCCACCACTGGCTTTGACCTGCTGGTTGACCTCACAGACCACACAGGCACCCTGCACGCCTGCACCCTCAGAAGCCCAGTGGCTGAGGCCTTGCTGGGCTGCAGT ACAGAGCAGTTTACTCATTTGACCGATAATGAACGAACAGCAATGAAGTGGAATTTTCTGTTGGAGAGATGCAAAATATATGTGAAG ATCATCGCCTCCACGAGGACAAAGAGTGGAGTCCGTGCGGTGATCCTGGCCTGCTCACTGGCTGACCCGGGTGAGGTGAAGCAGCACATGTCAGTCCTGCTAAAGGAGGACTGA
- the zdhhc4 gene encoding palmitoyltransferase ZDHHC4 isoform X4 codes for MFIYLHIFLEGVVYAEFTYEVFGYCREMGISLTRLSVPYVLLAIKTLFYYLCIKRDPGTVTKKKLSGLLNMYPYDRRLFHPGISCPTCHLIKPARSKHCRVCDRCIQRFDHHCVWVNNCIGALNTRYFLLYLFSLSAMAGDIAILTGDMLLEAVLLSGLLRAVYIDEYGQQQPTDPLFVTQHLFLTFPRIVLMLGFVVFVFCLLASYALFLFFLVLINQTSNEWYKSRGYVCQHCHPTSAADHFCSTAPHNSKRNYYSRGFLRNLGEIFFPREPVGKKDT; via the exons ATGTTCATCTATCTGCACATCTTTTTGGAGGGCGTTGTGTATGCAGAGTTCACCTATGAGGTTTTTGGTTACTGCAGAGAAATGGGCATCTCTCTGACCAGGCTGTCTGTGCCTTACGTCCTGCTTGCCATCAAGACTCTTTTCTACTACCTTTGCATCAAGAGAGATCCTG GCACTGTGACAAAGAAGAAACTCTCTGGCCTTTTAAACATGTATCCATACGACAGGAGGCTGTTTCACCCGGGCATCTCTTGCCCAACATGTCATCTTATCAAACCTGCCCGCTCCAAGCACTGTA GGGTGTGCGACAGGTGCATTCAACGTTTCGACCACCACTGCGTCTGGGTGAACAACTGCATCGGTGCCCTCAACACGCGTTACTTCCTGCTTTACTTGTTCAGCTTGTCTGCAATGGCGGGCGACATCGCCATCCTGACTGGCGATATGCTGCTTGAAGCCGTGCTGCTTTCAGGGCTCCTGAGGGCCGTCTACATTGATGAGTACGGCCAGCAACAGCCAACCGACCCGCTATTTGTCACACAG CATCTGTTCCTGACCTTCCCTCGAATCGTCCTTATGCTGGGCTTCGTAGTCTTTGTCTTCTGCCTGCTAGCCAGTTATGCcctcttccttttctttttagtgCTCATCAATCAGACCTCCAATGAGTGGTACAAAAGTCGAGGCTACGTTTGTCAGCACTGCCACCCAACTTCCGCAGCCGACCATTTCTGTAGCACGGCGCCTCACAACTCTAAAAGAAACTACTACAGCCGAGGGTTCCTCCGAAATTTGGGAGAGATATTTTTTCCTCGAGAGCCGGTTGGGAAAAAAGACACTTAG
- the zdhhc4 gene encoding palmitoyltransferase ZDHHC4 isoform X3, with translation MSPGVCRYSGQQQNNPFTILLNTISTVVAPITPKWLQRLFQGTLHRLFHQRSNMFIYLHIFLEGVVYAEFTYEVFGYCREMGISLTRLSVPYVLLAIKTLFYYLCIKRDPGTVTKKKLSGLLNMYPYDRRLFHPGISCPTCHLIKPARSKHCRVCDRCIQRFDHHCVWVNNCIGALNTRYFLLYLFSLSAMAGDIAILTGDMLLEAVLLSGLLRAVYIDEYGQQQPTDPLFVTQHLFLTFPRIVLMLGFVVFVFCLLASYALFLFFLVLINQTSNEWYKSRGYVCQHCHPTSAADHFCSTAPHNSKRNYYSRGFLRNLGEIFFPREPVGKKDT, from the exons ATGAGTCCAGGCG TCTGCAGATATTCGGggcaacagcaaaataatcCATTCACTATTCTCCTCAACACAATATCAACG GTAGTTGCACCAATTACTCCAAAATGGCTCCAGCGGTTGTTCCAGGGAACCTTGCACAGATTGTTTCATCAAAG GAGCAACATGTTCATCTATCTGCACATCTTTTTGGAGGGCGTTGTGTATGCAGAGTTCACCTATGAGGTTTTTGGTTACTGCAGAGAAATGGGCATCTCTCTGACCAGGCTGTCTGTGCCTTACGTCCTGCTTGCCATCAAGACTCTTTTCTACTACCTTTGCATCAAGAGAGATCCTG GCACTGTGACAAAGAAGAAACTCTCTGGCCTTTTAAACATGTATCCATACGACAGGAGGCTGTTTCACCCGGGCATCTCTTGCCCAACATGTCATCTTATCAAACCTGCCCGCTCCAAGCACTGTA GGGTGTGCGACAGGTGCATTCAACGTTTCGACCACCACTGCGTCTGGGTGAACAACTGCATCGGTGCCCTCAACACGCGTTACTTCCTGCTTTACTTGTTCAGCTTGTCTGCAATGGCGGGCGACATCGCCATCCTGACTGGCGATATGCTGCTTGAAGCCGTGCTGCTTTCAGGGCTCCTGAGGGCCGTCTACATTGATGAGTACGGCCAGCAACAGCCAACCGACCCGCTATTTGTCACACAG CATCTGTTCCTGACCTTCCCTCGAATCGTCCTTATGCTGGGCTTCGTAGTCTTTGTCTTCTGCCTGCTAGCCAGTTATGCcctcttccttttctttttagtgCTCATCAATCAGACCTCCAATGAGTGGTACAAAAGTCGAGGCTACGTTTGTCAGCACTGCCACCCAACTTCCGCAGCCGACCATTTCTGTAGCACGGCGCCTCACAACTCTAAAAGAAACTACTACAGCCGAGGGTTCCTCCGAAATTTGGGAGAGATATTTTTTCCTCGAGAGCCGGTTGGGAAAAAAGACACTTAG